CAGCCTTCAGCCAGTAGAGGGTGCAACAGGCTCAGAGACGGAAGGAGATGAGCCCTCTATGCACCTGTGCAACTCTCACTCGTATCACCATTTCCATCACCACACGCACCGGCACCCGAGCCTTGAGCACACGGACAGTTGCCAGGGCGGCGAACTCACCTACGAGAACATCAATGGCCTGAGGATCGGCCGGAAGCAGCGGCTGAGTCCCAGCAGCGTGTCGCAGTCTGTGGGttcaagcagcagcagcagcactgggGACAGTCACTCACACTCTGTCCTGCACCCACACGTCCACGGCCCATCATCTCTACCCACGCAGGGCTACGCCTGCGAGAGGGGCATGGGTGGAGGTCATCGTCGGACAGCGCTGCTTAACTACGAGAACCTGCCCTCTCTGCCGCCGGTGTGGGAGTacagggctctgcagcgggatGATGAACAGGAGGAGGATGACGATGAGCAGGACGAGGAGGAAtacgaggaagaagaggaagacttTGATGAGTACGAGTTCTCAGAAGGCCCTGGGACACCCAACGGGTACCACCAGGATGGTCGTGGCATCCACAGAGATGCCCTGCAGAACTATGTCAACACTGAGCAGGTCCAGCCGACCCGGCTCCGACATGCCTGCCCCCCGCATCCACGATCATGTCAGCCAGACAGAGGGGGGCGAATATTTAGCTTTGATTTCCGCAGACGATCGAGGCCAGGGGTTGGAGGCTGTGAGCACAGCCACATTCCTCCATCGCGGCAGCTTAATTACATCCAGGTGGACCTAGAGGGAGAACCTCCTTGTCAAGCTCTCAGCAGCGGGGGTGCCCAGCCCCAGCCACAGCACCAGCGCCTACCACCCAAAAAATGTGGCCCACAGGCACCCCGGCGCAGTGAATGCTACGCAGTCATTGACCTAAAGAAGACCGCTGCCATGTCCAACCTGCAGAAAGCTCTGCCCAGGGATGATGGGACTTCCAGAAAGACTCGCCACAACAGCACAGACCTGCCTCTGTAAAACGGTATTCAAACTGAAGAGGAACGATGAAGACAGATGAAGGCTTATCCTCAACTTAGCACACTGGACCCTTCACTGTCATCCATCCATTCAACTGTCGGGCTGACTAATTCAGTGCAGGTACCTAATTAGAAACTTACTGAAACCTAGCTGTGCATATAAAAGGAAATGAGAAATTTCTGAGGAGAATTTGCCATTTTATTCTGTGTTATTTATATGTGGTGTGAAGAAAttgacagttttgcagtttttactgcaaatactgtttgctgaatatatatatatatatatatatatatatatatagtgtgtatatggTTTTATTCTTAGTTATGACTTAGAGCAGACCTCTGTTTCAGTGGATGCAGTCATTGTCATAGTTAGTTCTAATTCATATACCCATCTCCACTCGTATATTGTTCCtataatttacttatttttcatgtgttttgtttatttaaatactaCGAGAGTCAAAAATAGTTGTTGGCATGAAGGAAGGGTAATGGTTCCTCCGAGATACTGGCCAATATTCATACCTCATCACAAGCATCTAAGTCTAATAGTGTGGCTAGTAGAAGAGACCGTTATTTGTTGTTATATGCCTATAGAGCATTTTGCACACAATCCTATGGAATtgtattttatcatattttagGAATGGTGTCGTCCAATccaacaaatatttaattaaatgaacaGCAGAGAAGGTGATATTTGGAGAATTATAGTAAACTGAATGATGGTAAAAGTAGCACACACTGATTAAAACTTTGGCTTCGGCTCCCTCCTATCCACATGCAGCAAACGAAAAAGTAGCATATCATCTTCTATCACACCTCCTGCATATCATCCCAGAACTGAAGGAGGTCCGCGCAGTTTACGCTTGTCACATTGCACTTTTGACCCTGGGCCTCTGAAGCTCTCTTTGCCTCCAATTCCACTGGAGCCGCAGGTTTAACCATGTCCTTTTACCAAAAGCAGGGGGCCAAATATTTCATGGACATTCTTAGTCAACATTGTAGATAggatttatttacatgttttgaTTGAGACATCTACAACCTCAAATAGTGGCATTAAGCTATAACCTCACATAAAATGTGCTGAATCTATAATTTGTCAGTTATCAGGTGTGAATGGTCttttaaattgtctttttttcaacCTTCTTAgtcagatatttatttatttatttatttgtaaattatttgtaataattttgtTTTCCACGTGATGACCAGCGTTTTGTAATCCAGTTGGTAATATGGAGACCAAAGTTTCACCTCAAATTATCACTGGACAATGGTGTATTACTGCTATAACTGtgcttatttatatttttaaaaaaggaagggaaaaggaggactgtatttatatttaagtgCCAAAACTCAATTGCAAACTCTATGATGTATAAAATTAATCGTGCCAATAGGATTTGTAGAAAACTATAAGACAGAAAAGGCATAAGGTGTTAACGGTCGGGAGACtaggtttaaaaaacaaaacaacaacagaatcCAACTTTTTAAGGATAAGTAGAAATTAAAACGACACAAACTGCACATTCCACCTCATCCACATCGACAGCTATTTCAGAGCGAGATTTAAGAATAGTGGTCTTGTAGTCTGATAATCACAGTTAGGGTGGTTTTATGCTGCTACATGTACATACTAACAGTAGCCCATGTAAGCTACAGGTACTTGTTATGTGTTTGAACCTATGCGATGTCAGATCTTTTAGCATATTGTCAGTTGCTAATAGAAGTAGCATTGTTGTGTTCTTCTGAGATTATTTCTAAACCGTagaaacataatgtaacatttcAGAGAACATTTTATTTGGCTGTCTGGTAGGAGAGGGAACAGAAGCACAGGCCCACTGATGCAGTCATCTTTTGGTTGCGCACTCATATCAAGACGATATATGTAGGCCTTCAAATGCACATGTATCAATGTCAGTTAGCTGACATTaatattttgtccttttaaGAGATAAACAAAGGGGTACAAGTACAAATTCTCAACTTCTGATAAGGAGGGGTTTTTATGGCTGCTGTGTGACATGAGAGGCACATCAATCAAATTCATTTGTGCCAAAAACAAGTTTGATTTCTTTCTGATGGAAAACCTGCcaataaaacaacagacagaaatcTCTCATGAAATAACTAAAAgtgttgtttgtgttcatttaGGACCATACTGCTCATAGTAAGAAGCTGACTGAGAAAATGTGTGGGCCTTCAGCATTTAGACGTGCGGGATATGGTGCATTATCatatcatttttttattttgattaattcaattaatcaaattgtttagtctatgaaaaatgtcaaaaatgaatgcccatcacaatttccctgaaaaataaaactttgatttttaaattgCTATATAGATATTtcttttacattacatatattttattttgatatttaatttaGAATGATATAAAACTATGAAAACTCATAATCTTTTACTAACCTGTTATTTTCAGAAAGGATAAAAGGCTATTTGCATTTTATGACTTTCATATTTTTTGATTAACCAGAAATTTTCCACTCAATAACATGTTCAAAATATGCACACTTCCTACAGTTTATGTCATCTCAAATAGTCACAAATtcaaagatattcaattcaaataaaaaataaaaaatgatgaaTCAGTTATCATAATTGTctgataaataattaaatgatgGTTCCCATACTCAAATAATCTATTACTAATATGTTATTTTTTAGAGATGTGATAACAAGGTGTTTACGTTTTATGACATTTGTTCTCTGGTTTTTAAGATGGCAATTGACTGCAATTTTTGGTTGGAATTGGTTAGTTTATAGTTTGGTCTATAAATGTCTATCACAATTTTCCTGAACACAAGGTGATGACCAACAATCCAAACCCCTAAattattcagtttacaatgatgtaaaacagaggaaaaacaagacAACCCTCACAATTGAGCAAATATTTGGCTGTTTTACCTGATAAGTGAGTTAGATAGTTCAAAAATGTGAAAGTCGGAAACCGTGAAACAGTTTCAGTCTAGTTTCTGTTGAACATTTCCAAACACAGAAGCCTTAAATAACCCAAAATCAGAAGTTGatagtttgtatttttgttaGATCATCATACTCATCATCTATGATGTTAAAAAATAAGTCttctaaaaacaacaaaggcCAACTTTTAGCTGACATTTTGACTGTATTTGCAAAGATATTGTCATGATACATTGGAaggatgtttacatttttgcaatAATAGGTGAATTATTGTTTTGTCGATCTAAATCAGACCAATGTGTGAAGtgtgaaatttaaataataGTCTATAGAGCTGTGGGCTTAATGTATTTAACCGCCTGTTCTTCTGTGaatcagcagttttatttttaatttcaggTACGATGTTTATTTTTCAATCTTCATTATACAATTTTAAGCTAtgaaagtaaaaaatacaaaaataacgATACCTGTTTTCTTGATTGTCAGACACTGTGTTTGCTTAAATCCACATTAACAGTGCCACACAGTAGGTGACCATTGCCAGtacttaaataaaattttatcaTCTTAAACTTTTCAAACCAGGGGCAATGTTTCATACAGAATCAGAAAGTGTTTCATCTAATATCTCAGAATATTGTTACATGTGGTTTTTTGTcacttaaaaagaaaatatccatgttggaatgtgttttaatatctTTGTTATAACGCAGTAACCTCACCACCACCCAAACCAGTCAGCAGTGATTACGGCATCATTCCCACATACTCCTGTGTTTATGGATCAATaagcaaaataaatagatatgttaaataaatgtttttcaaattgtTCCGCACAAAAAATGCTCATGTGATCTCATTGCACTTGAGTTCAAAGGAAGTGCAGCTCCCATCTCATACTTCATCGTGATTGGCTCGATGTTGATGCTATCTCAAGCGTTTCATTTTCATAACCCTCAGTGTTGATGCTCGAGGCGTGATTCACACAGGTGTCTGTGAAATAATTAAGCACTGCTCTTTGGTATGAATTGTTGTAATCTCCAGGGCAAGGATCCGCAAGTCCAGATAACAACTCCTGTCATTAAGTTCCCAAAAGTGAATTTATTATGTGGGTTGTTAAACAAAAGGGCTTGCTCTGTGTTTACTGTACAAACATATACATGTATCTTGAAGTAAGAAGAAAGATCTCACTGTGCCTTTCATATTCAACCTggagaaacattttcatttctacTTTTGAGGGCAGCctgttgtaaaaacaaacaaacaaaaaaaaatcaccactTGTTTGAAGTTTTGAGACTGATGAAGTTGAAAGGGGCTTTAGTCAAAGTGGTTTCATACTTGAAGTTGTATTGACGTGCCAACTCCTGATTGTTTTACAccatactgtattttatgattatgtctgttttaaaggaatattttgacattttagggAATCCGCTTATTCGCTGAAACAGGGGAAACCGCTACCCTGACTCAAATTCCGCCTACCGTGGGATGGTGACAGCAGTTTCTCATTGATTTATACCAAATAAGAATGGTATTCTTCTCATTTAATTCTGGAAAGAAAGCGAAAAGGTGTATTCCAAAAAACGCTGAAAAATTTAATTCAGGTTGTAGAAATTAAAATCGAATGAGACATGATTTGTCGACAttacataatattaataatctgttgaGAGGTTTAGGATTTGCAGTGAATTAGCCAAACTCAACGGGACTGAAAAGGTGTTGAATCATTACTAGTATGTTCTGTGGCTTATAATGTTAATTTTGAGTAAAGCTTACAGTTTGTCATTATAATGTCACGTGGCTATGGTGCACTGATTTCTCATCATCTGCCATCATTCTTCTCGTAGTGCTGaagaatgtgaaaataaaattcctttcatttcattttcaattcatttctgttttatgtATAGTTTTCCAATTCCAAAGTGAGTCCGATTACAAACATATAGTAAGAACAGAAAGAAAGGCCTGCAACACGGTTTGCACCATAGTGCTAAACATCATCTTCATTAGTGGTTTTCATCTTCGTCATCCCCTAAGTGATTCTGTACATCattgtcttaaaaaaaaatcgTAATCTAAAATTACATATTGTAAAACCTCAACTTCCTTTCCACACTATGAGACAGATCTCTTTCAAAATACTGAAAGTATCTGAAAACTGTaatatctattattattattattattattattattattattattgtgcattttttaaaatctggtttgtttttttctggtaCGAGGGTGTAATCAACACCAGAGGGTGATGTACATGTACGGGTCTGAGCtgtacatttttgtgtcagatttGTGTATTACCATACAGGTTGCATTGGCCTAACTTTGTGAATATTATATCCACTTATGAATCGAATGAGTGCCAGTTATGCTTGAGCATGACAAAATCCGGGACCTACAA
Above is a genomic segment from Micropterus dolomieu isolate WLL.071019.BEF.003 ecotype Adirondacks linkage group LG18, ASM2129224v1, whole genome shotgun sequence containing:
- the frs3 gene encoding fibroblast growth factor receptor substrate 2 isoform X1, producing the protein MTGFSWPAEAMGSCWSCLYRDPIRDNHLTKFKVTNVDDEGNELGSGIMELTQTELILHTRKRDAIRWPYLCLRRYGYDSNLFSFESGRRCQTGQGIFAFKCSRAEEIFNLLQELMQCNSINVVEESMMMSRSGHTPEMEMSRTPQTPNTPAFPVQAFPNGYPGYPIRGDSSQPSLADDHGHSLMGLEDQTHTYVNTVSMEGDLAIRHCVHSMPEVRPSTFPETTRGAMPVGGQGNQQPNLRCCPLEEHNDPQVFLQPSSQEVKFMLGPTPAQRHLLERERERERERHGHNPHSLQPVEGATGSETEGDEPSMHLCNSHSYHHFHHHTHRHPSLEHTDSCQGGELTYENINGLRIGRKQRLSPSSVSQSVGSSSSSSTGDSHSHSVLHPHVHGPSSLPTQGYACERGMGGGHRRTALLNYENLPSLPPVWEYRALQRDDEQEEDDDEQDEEEYEEEEEDFDEYEFSEGPGTPNGYHQDGRGIHRDALQNYVNTEQVQPTRLRHACPPHPRSCQPDRGGRIFSFDFRRRSRPGVGGCEHSHIPPSRQLNYIQVDLEGEPPCQALSSGGAQPQPQHQRLPPKKCGPQAPRRSECYAVIDLKKTAAMSNLQKALPRDDGTSRKTRHNSTDLPL
- the frs3 gene encoding fibroblast growth factor receptor substrate 2 isoform X2; protein product: MGSCWSCLYRDPIRDNHLTKFKVTNVDDEGNELGSGIMELTQTELILHTRKRDAIRWPYLCLRRYGYDSNLFSFESGRRCQTGQGIFAFKCSRAEEIFNLLQELMQCNSINVVEESMMMSRSGHTPEMEMSRTPQTPNTPAFPVQAFPNGYPGYPIRGDSSQPSLADDHGHSLMGLEDQTHTYVNTVSMEGDLAIRHCVHSMPEVRPSTFPETTRGAMPVGGQGNQQPNLRCCPLEEHNDPQVFLQPSSQEVKFMLGPTPAQRHLLERERERERERHGHNPHSLQPVEGATGSETEGDEPSMHLCNSHSYHHFHHHTHRHPSLEHTDSCQGGELTYENINGLRIGRKQRLSPSSVSQSVGSSSSSSTGDSHSHSVLHPHVHGPSSLPTQGYACERGMGGGHRRTALLNYENLPSLPPVWEYRALQRDDEQEEDDDEQDEEEYEEEEEDFDEYEFSEGPGTPNGYHQDGRGIHRDALQNYVNTEQVQPTRLRHACPPHPRSCQPDRGGRIFSFDFRRRSRPGVGGCEHSHIPPSRQLNYIQVDLEGEPPCQALSSGGAQPQPQHQRLPPKKCGPQAPRRSECYAVIDLKKTAAMSNLQKALPRDDGTSRKTRHNSTDLPL